A single Pseudomonas putida DNA region contains:
- the ureE gene encoding urease accessory protein UreE, which produces MIVLTRRIEASDTVTGSVTLDVDSRIKSRLRVTLDDGREAGLMLERGHLLRGGELLADAAGSQVIRVLAAPETVSTVRCDDAHLLARAAYHLGNRHVPLQIDPGLLRYQHDHVLDDMLRGLGLTVQAEQAPFEPEAGAYQSAPHSHSHSHGSDHPFVRLPAYS; this is translated from the coding sequence ATGATAGTCCTGACCCGCCGGATAGAGGCATCCGATACCGTCACCGGCAGCGTGACCCTGGACGTCGACAGCCGCATAAAAAGCCGCCTGCGCGTGACCCTCGACGACGGCCGCGAAGCCGGCCTGATGCTCGAACGTGGCCACCTGCTGCGCGGCGGCGAGTTGCTCGCCGATGCTGCAGGAAGCCAGGTGATTCGCGTGCTGGCTGCACCTGAAACGGTGTCGACGGTGCGCTGCGACGATGCGCATCTGCTGGCCCGTGCTGCCTATCACCTGGGCAACCGCCACGTTCCCCTGCAGATCGATCCGGGCCTTTTGCGCTACCAGCACGATCACGTGCTCGACGACATGTTGCGCGGCCTGGGCCTGACGGTACAAGCCGAACAGGCACCGTTCGAGCCGGAAGCCGGCGCCTACCAGAGCGCACCGCACAGCCACAGTCACAGCCATGGCAGCGACCATCCGTTCGTGCGCCTGCCTGCCTATTCCTGA
- a CDS encoding HupE/UreJ family protein has translation MKKIFALALLMVALPAFAHPGHDGNPLQDGLLHPLTGLDHLLMLLGTGVLAALTRRNLALPLATLASMFAGAVCGHLFGDVLGMETMIAVSVLVAAAAVLLPSRQLLLALAMPVFALFHGWAHGVEATPSAFWMFSAGFVTVSGLLLACGFAVGCLLRRHSGLQKAFGGGMLAGAALVLAG, from the coding sequence ATGAAAAAGATCTTCGCCCTTGCCCTGCTGATGGTCGCGCTGCCGGCCTTCGCTCACCCCGGCCACGACGGCAACCCGCTGCAAGACGGCCTGCTGCACCCGCTGACTGGCCTCGACCACCTGTTGATGCTGCTCGGCACCGGCGTGCTCGCCGCGCTGACCCGGCGCAACTTGGCCCTGCCGCTGGCAACCCTGGCGTCGATGTTCGCCGGTGCTGTGTGCGGCCACCTGTTCGGCGACGTGCTGGGCATGGAGACAATGATCGCTGTGTCGGTGCTGGTCGCAGCTGCCGCCGTGCTGCTGCCCAGCCGCCAACTGCTGCTGGCCCTGGCCATGCCGGTGTTCGCCCTGTTCCATGGCTGGGCCCATGGTGTCGAAGCCACGCCGAGCGCGTTCTGGATGTTCAGTGCCGGCTTTGTCACTGTCAGCGGCCTGCTGCTGGCGTGCGGCTTTGCAGTCGGCTGCTTGCTGCGCCGCCACAGCGGCCTGCAAAAAGCCTTCGGCGGCGGCATGCTGGCCGGTGCAGCGCTGGTGCTGGCCGGTTGA
- a CDS encoding urease accessory protein UreF, producing MNSDLALLRLLQLASPGLPVGGFTYSQGLEWAVEAGWVRDTAGFGAWQREQMHDTLACLDWPVLARLYRACEANDAHAFARWSRFLLANRETAELRLEEQQRGSALARLLDGWQLGQDPAWRTSIELSQLGGMAWLAAHWQIPLRQLALGHAFAWLEGAVMAGVKLVPFGQQAAQTLLRDLGAELPGVLEQALALADDQLGGGLPLLAIASSRHETQYTRLFRS from the coding sequence ATGAACAGCGACCTGGCACTGCTGCGCCTGCTGCAGCTGGCCAGCCCCGGCCTGCCGGTAGGTGGCTTCACCTATTCGCAAGGGCTGGAGTGGGCCGTCGAGGCTGGCTGGGTGCGCGACACCGCCGGTTTCGGCGCCTGGCAGCGCGAGCAGATGCACGACACCCTGGCTTGCCTGGACTGGCCGGTGCTGGCGCGCCTGTACCGCGCTTGCGAGGCCAATGATGCACACGCGTTCGCCCGCTGGAGCCGCTTCTTGCTGGCCAACCGCGAAACTGCCGAGCTGCGCCTTGAAGAGCAGCAGCGCGGCTCGGCCCTGGCACGGTTGCTCGATGGCTGGCAGCTGGGCCAGGACCCGGCCTGGCGCACCAGTATTGAGCTCAGCCAGCTCGGCGGCATGGCCTGGCTCGCCGCGCACTGGCAGATCCCGCTGCGTCAACTCGCCCTCGGCCATGCTTTTGCCTGGCTCGAGGGAGCGGTAATGGCCGGGGTCAAACTGGTGCCGTTCGGCCAGCAGGCGGCGCAGACCCTGCTGCGCGACCTGGGCGCCGAACTGCCCGGCGTGCTGGAGCAGGCACTGGCATTGGCCGATGACCAGCTCGGCGGTGGCCTGCCACTGCTGGCAATCGCTTCTTCGCGTCACGAAACCCAATACACCCGTTTGTTCCGTTCCTGA
- the ureG gene encoding urease accessory protein UreG, producing MQSYQQPLRVGVGGPVGSGKTALLECLCKAMRDHYQIAVVTNDIYTKEDQRILTEAGALEPERIVGVETGGCPHTAIREDASMNLAAVEALARKFGNLEVIFVESGGDNLSATFSPELADLTIYVIDVAEGEKIPRKGGPGITKSDFLVINKTDLAPYVGASLEVMERDTQRMRPQRPWTFSNLKKGEGLQAVIDFIVERGMLGVRG from the coding sequence ATGCAAAGCTATCAGCAACCCCTGCGCGTCGGTGTCGGCGGCCCGGTCGGCTCCGGCAAGACCGCGCTGCTCGAATGCCTGTGCAAGGCCATGCGCGATCACTACCAGATCGCCGTGGTCACCAACGACATCTATACCAAGGAAGACCAGCGCATCCTCACCGAGGCCGGTGCCCTTGAGCCTGAACGTATCGTCGGTGTCGAGACCGGTGGCTGCCCGCACACCGCCATTCGCGAAGATGCCTCGATGAACCTGGCCGCCGTCGAAGCGCTGGCACGCAAGTTCGGCAACCTCGAAGTGATCTTTGTCGAAAGCGGCGGCGACAACCTCAGCGCCACCTTCAGCCCTGAGCTGGCCGACCTGACCATCTACGTCATCGATGTGGCCGAGGGCGAGAAGATCCCGCGCAAGGGCGGCCCCGGCATCACCAAATCGGACTTCCTGGTGATCAACAAGACCGACCTGGCGCCCTACGTCGGTGCCTCGCTTGAAGTGATGGAGCGTGACACCCAGCGCATGCGCCCGCAGCGCCCCTGGACGTTCAGCAACCTGAAGAAGGGCGAAGGCCTGCAGGCGGTGATCGACTTCATCGTCGAGCGGGGCATGCTGGGCGTCAGGGGCTGA
- a CDS encoding DUF899 domain-containing protein, with protein sequence MSTPDQKHPVASRDQWLAARRQLWLHEKAFTHQRDELAAARRALPWVQVEQPYRFQGPDGELSLADLFAGRSQLLVYHFMFAEGWNEGCPGCSFLADHFDGANLHLAHHDVSLVAVSRAPYPEFQAFRQRMGWRFPWYSSHASGFNEDFGVSVGTEGQRQYNYEPYTGNEAELPGLSAFYKDPDGTLYHTYSTYARGLDILVNTYNFLDIAPLGRNEAGTMDWVRHHDRYTEQTGKPHCCHD encoded by the coding sequence ATGAGCACCCCCGATCAGAAACACCCGGTCGCCTCACGCGACCAATGGCTGGCCGCTCGCCGCCAGCTGTGGCTGCACGAAAAGGCCTTCACCCACCAGCGCGACGAACTGGCGGCCGCCCGCCGTGCCCTGCCCTGGGTCCAGGTCGAACAGCCCTACCGCTTCCAGGGCCCTGATGGCGAGCTGAGCCTGGCCGACCTGTTTGCCGGGCGCAGCCAACTGCTGGTCTATCACTTCATGTTTGCCGAGGGCTGGAACGAAGGCTGCCCAGGTTGCTCGTTCCTTGCCGACCATTTTGACGGCGCCAACCTGCATCTGGCCCACCACGACGTCTCGCTGGTCGCCGTGTCACGTGCGCCCTACCCTGAATTCCAGGCCTTCCGCCAGCGCATGGGCTGGCGCTTCCCCTGGTATTCCTCGCACGCCAGCGGCTTCAATGAAGACTTCGGCGTCAGCGTCGGCACCGAGGGCCAACGCCAGTACAACTATGAGCCGTACACCGGCAACGAGGCCGAGCTGCCAGGCTTGAGCGCCTTCTACAAAGACCCGGACGGCACGCTTTATCACACCTATTCCACCTACGCCCGCGGCCTGGACATCCTGGTCAACACTTACAACTTCCTAGACATCGCCCCGCTGGGCCGCAACGAAGCCGGGACCATGGACTGGGTGCGGCACCATGATCGCTACACGGAGCAAACCGGCAAACCGCACTGCTGCCACGACTGA
- a CDS encoding HAD family hydrolase, whose product MLTALLFDLDGTLTDTDTLHLQAFRQLLHDYDGRQLTHEQFDAQVSGRANGELFAELFPRADASECQALADRKEALFRELSPVLQPMPGLLRLMDHARAWDIGMCVVTNAPRLNAEHMLTAMGLGGRFEHVLVAEELARPKPDPLPYLTGLQRLEAVAGEALAFEDSLPGVAAASGAGIFTVGVATTQTPERLLAAGAKLVVKDFNDPQLWALIETMCSP is encoded by the coding sequence ATGCTGACTGCCCTGCTGTTCGATCTCGATGGAACCTTGACCGACACCGACACCCTGCACTTGCAGGCCTTCCGCCAACTGCTTCACGACTATGACGGCCGCCAGCTTACCCATGAACAGTTCGATGCCCAGGTCAGTGGCCGGGCCAATGGCGAACTGTTTGCCGAATTGTTTCCACGTGCCGATGCAAGCGAGTGCCAGGCACTGGCCGACCGCAAGGAAGCGCTTTTCCGCGAACTGTCACCCGTGCTGCAACCCATGCCAGGCTTGCTGCGCCTGATGGACCATGCGCGAGCCTGGGACATCGGCATGTGCGTGGTGACCAATGCGCCACGGTTGAATGCCGAGCACATGCTGACGGCCATGGGCCTTGGGGGCCGCTTCGAGCATGTACTGGTGGCCGAAGAGCTGGCGCGGCCCAAGCCTGATCCACTGCCCTACCTGACCGGGCTGCAGCGCCTGGAAGCGGTGGCAGGCGAAGCGCTGGCGTTCGAGGACTCGTTACCGGGCGTGGCCGCTGCGAGCGGGGCCGGGATCTTCACCGTGGGGGTTGCCACTACCCAGACGCCGGAGCGGTTGCTGGCGGCCGGAGCAAAACTGGTGGTGAAGGATTTCAATGATCCACAGTTGTGGGCGCTGATCGAGACCATGTGCTCGCCATGA
- the lexA gene encoding transcriptional repressor LexA has translation MYSMDNLTPKRRAILEYIRERIAEHGQPPSLADIASRFGFASRSVARKHITALCQAGYIDVTPNQARGIRLAEPLRRPEILEIPVLGQVAAGAPIGPDLGIHEQLLLDPSLFRRTPDYLLKVRGNSMVDDGIFDGDLVGIHQQGEARDGQIVVARLDGEVTIKRLQRQPGGYRLLPRNPAYAPIDVGPEHEFFIEGVFCGLLRRD, from the coding sequence ATGTACTCCATGGACAATCTCACCCCAAAACGCCGGGCAATCCTGGAATACATTCGCGAGCGCATTGCCGAACACGGCCAGCCACCGAGCCTGGCCGATATCGCCAGCCGCTTTGGCTTCGCTTCGCGCAGCGTTGCGCGCAAGCACATCACCGCGTTGTGCCAGGCCGGCTACATCGATGTCACGCCAAACCAGGCGCGGGGCATTCGCCTGGCCGAGCCCCTGCGCCGGCCAGAAATCCTCGAAATTCCCGTACTGGGGCAGGTGGCGGCCGGTGCACCGATCGGCCCGGACCTGGGCATTCACGAGCAATTGCTGCTCGACCCCAGCCTGTTTCGTCGCACTCCGGATTACCTGCTCAAGGTGCGCGGTAATTCCATGGTCGACGACGGCATCTTTGACGGTGACCTGGTCGGCATTCACCAGCAGGGCGAGGCTCGTGATGGCCAGATCGTGGTCGCGCGCCTGGACGGCGAGGTCACCATCAAGCGGCTGCAGCGCCAGCCCGGTGGTTACCGGCTGTTGCCGCGCAACCCGGCCTATGCGCCGATCGACGTCGGGCCAGAGCACGAGTTCTTCATCGAAGGCGTGTTCTGTGGCCTGCTGAGGCGCGACTGA
- the imuA gene encoding translesion DNA synthesis-associated protein ImuA, whose translation MGAVVDLDRLLDQRQVWRGRPGHARPAGLQPTGHAMLDQRLPDGGWPPAALSELLLASPGCGELQLLWPSLARLTANGERVVLVAPPFIPYAPAWQAAGVDLRWLVQVDAEQADALWAAEQCLRSGRCAAVLCWPERADDRALRRLQVAAETGQALAFACRPQQAAHNPSPAALRIAVDTRPAQWRVLKCRGGMPPAMPIACPGRG comes from the coding sequence ATGGGCGCGGTAGTCGATCTCGATCGGCTGCTCGACCAGCGCCAGGTCTGGCGCGGCCGCCCGGGGCATGCGCGGCCGGCCGGCTTGCAACCCACTGGCCACGCGATGCTCGACCAACGCCTGCCGGATGGCGGCTGGCCGCCAGCTGCCCTCAGTGAACTGCTTTTGGCCAGCCCGGGTTGTGGCGAACTGCAACTGCTCTGGCCTTCCCTGGCACGCCTGACCGCTAATGGCGAGCGGGTGGTGCTGGTGGCGCCACCGTTCATTCCCTATGCGCCGGCCTGGCAGGCCGCCGGTGTCGACCTGCGCTGGTTGGTGCAAGTCGATGCCGAGCAGGCCGATGCCCTGTGGGCGGCCGAACAGTGCTTGCGTTCCGGCAGATGCGCGGCTGTGCTGTGCTGGCCTGAGCGTGCCGATGACCGCGCCCTGCGCCGCCTGCAGGTGGCTGCCGAGACCGGGCAGGCACTGGCCTTCGCTTGTCGGCCGCAACAGGCTGCGCACAATCCTTCGCCTGCTGCGCTGCGTATTGCCGTGGATACGCGCCCGGCGCAATGGCGCGTACTCAAGTGCCGTGGCGGCATGCCACCGGCCATGCCAATCGCCTGCCCAGGGCGGGGCTGA
- a CDS encoding Y-family DNA polymerase yields MLWACILLPQLALDSVLRERDDADTPLVLIGGPAQRRLLQAVNPAAAALGLRAGQTLTAARALADGFQCVEADPARIEQLQQLLAAWAYRFSAQVSLHYPRALLLEVGSSLQLFGPWPLFEARLREELAALGLRQRIVLATNPVAARMLANGHDGLALTCAEQTRAALARMPIERVGLPADAAEAFARMGLRQLGQVLALPRDALARRFSAQVQLHLDQLLGLRSMGLGFYQPPDRFETRLELNFDVESHQALLFPLRRMLNDLAAFLAGRDCGVQRFCLYLEHVEGPDTKVQVGLLAAERDATMLFELARGRLEPLRIPAPVRNLRLVADDLPAFVPQHQALFDPRAKQAQPWEQLRERLRARLGDDAVKGLRAEADHRPECAWQQAEQGAQGSLPALPGSRPGWLLPTPQALDATGHTLLGQAERIESGWWDGGDVRRDYYRIETRDGLRGWAYQDLAQPGPLWLQGWFA; encoded by the coding sequence ATGCTCTGGGCCTGCATTCTCCTGCCACAGCTGGCGCTGGACTCGGTCCTGCGCGAGCGTGACGACGCCGATACACCACTGGTGCTGATCGGCGGCCCCGCTCAGCGTCGCTTGCTGCAAGCCGTCAATCCAGCTGCAGCGGCGCTTGGCCTGCGTGCGGGGCAGACGCTGACCGCCGCACGGGCCCTGGCCGATGGCTTCCAGTGTGTCGAGGCTGACCCGGCCCGCATCGAGCAACTGCAGCAGTTGCTGGCAGCCTGGGCCTACCGGTTCAGTGCTCAGGTGAGCCTTCATTACCCACGTGCCCTGTTGCTCGAAGTTGGCTCCAGTCTGCAACTGTTCGGCCCCTGGCCGCTGTTCGAGGCCCGACTGCGCGAGGAACTGGCAGCACTGGGCTTGCGCCAGCGCATCGTGCTGGCCACCAACCCGGTAGCAGCCCGCATGCTTGCCAACGGCCATGACGGCCTGGCATTGACCTGCGCCGAGCAGACCCGGGCTGCGCTGGCGCGCATGCCGATCGAGCGGGTCGGTTTGCCAGCGGACGCTGCCGAAGCCTTTGCCCGCATGGGCCTGCGCCAGTTGGGGCAGGTGCTGGCCTTGCCGCGCGATGCGCTGGCCAGGCGTTTTTCCGCCCAGGTGCAGTTGCACCTGGACCAGTTGCTCGGCCTGCGCTCCATGGGGCTGGGCTTCTATCAGCCGCCGGACCGCTTCGAAACACGGCTGGAACTCAACTTCGACGTCGAATCGCACCAGGCCTTGCTGTTCCCGCTGCGGCGCATGCTCAATGACCTGGCTGCCTTCCTCGCCGGGCGCGACTGCGGTGTGCAGCGCTTCTGCCTGTATCTGGAGCACGTCGAAGGGCCGGACACTAAAGTGCAGGTAGGCCTGCTGGCCGCCGAGCGCGACGCTACCATGCTGTTCGAACTGGCCCGCGGGCGCCTGGAGCCGCTGCGCATCCCGGCCCCTGTGCGCAACCTGCGGCTGGTCGCCGACGACCTGCCAGCCTTCGTACCCCAGCACCAGGCGCTGTTCGACCCCCGCGCCAAGCAGGCCCAGCCTTGGGAGCAACTGCGCGAACGCTTGCGGGCGCGGCTGGGTGATGACGCCGTGAAGGGGCTGCGTGCCGAGGCCGACCATCGCCCCGAATGCGCCTGGCAGCAGGCGGAGCAGGGCGCCCAGGGCAGCCTGCCGGCTTTGCCCGGTAGCCGCCCTGGCTGGTTGCTGCCCACACCGCAGGCCTTGGACGCGACTGGCCACACACTGCTGGGCCAGGCCGAACGCATCGAGTCGGGCTGGTGGGACGGTGGTGACGTGCGCCGCGACTACTATCGCATCGAAACCCGCGACGGCTTGCGCGGCTGGGCCTATCAGGACCTGGCTCAACCTGGCCCCTTATGGCTGCAGGGCTGGTTTGCATGA
- a CDS encoding error-prone DNA polymerase yields MAAGLVCMNTAGYAELHCLSNFSFQRGASSAEELFRRASEQGYQALAITDECTLAGIVRAWQAAKAQQLHLIVGSEMRLQGGPKLVLLVQNLAGYQNLCALITRARRRAEKGDYQLFADDLQQHHEGLLALWIADDPSDLATGRWLRGVFAERLWLGVHLHRGSDDERRLARLRELAAQLGIRAVACGDVHMHVRGRRALQDCMTAIRQHCNVAEAGQYLFANGERHLRTLAQLADLYPTDLLAESLVIAEHCQFDLSELRYQYPRELVPEGQTPASWLRELCERGLPLRWPAGPSCKVRAVLDKELALIEELSYESYFLTVHDIVAFARSQHILCQGRGSAANSVVCFVLGITELDPMEHRLLFERFLSRERNEPPDIDVDFEHDRREEVIQYVFRRYGRHRAALTAVVNTYHAAGAVRDVARVLGLPADQVDALAKCCGRWSDRIPDPQRLAEAGFEPDSPSLRRILVLAGELIGFPRHLSQHPGGFVISEQPLDHLVPVENAAMAERTVIQWDKDDLDMVGLLKVDVLALGMLSALRRCFDLLQQHRGRQLTLATIPGEDPATYAMISRAETMGVFQIESRAQMAMLPRLRPNTFYDLVIEVAIVRPGPIQGDMVHPYLRRRLKQEPVTYPSEKLKEVFERTLGVPLFQEQVMELAMVAADYSPGEADQLRRSMAAWKRHGGLEPHRQRLVEGMLRNGYDLAFAERIFEQIKGFGSYGFPESHAASFALLCYASSWLKCHEPAIFTCALVNSWPMGFYSPDQLLQEARRQGIEVRPVDVFHSEWDCTLEADPQGTLALRLGLRQVRGFSEADARRLEQARAQRPWRDVEDLCLRAGLDSRARARLADAGALRALARDRHQARWQVAAVQPQLPLFAEVQVLPEAAVSLPVPTVGEDLVADYATLGTTLGPHPLRLLRSRLRALGCRSSGELAGVEQGDAIAVAGLVVGRQRPQTASGVTFVTLEDEFGMVNVVVWRDLAERQRRALVGSQLLKVSGRLELENGVRHLIARRLEDISPLLQGLDVKSRDFH; encoded by the coding sequence ATGGCTGCAGGGCTGGTTTGCATGAATACCGCGGGTTACGCCGAGCTGCATTGCCTGTCCAACTTCAGCTTCCAGCGCGGTGCATCGAGCGCCGAAGAGCTGTTCCGCCGTGCCAGCGAGCAGGGCTACCAGGCCCTTGCGATCACCGACGAATGCACCCTGGCGGGTATCGTTCGCGCCTGGCAGGCTGCCAAGGCGCAGCAGTTGCACCTGATCGTCGGCAGCGAAATGCGCCTGCAGGGCGGCCCCAAACTGGTTTTGCTGGTGCAGAACCTGGCGGGCTACCAGAACCTGTGCGCCTTGATCACCCGTGCGCGACGGCGGGCCGAGAAAGGTGACTACCAGTTGTTCGCTGACGACCTTCAGCAACACCATGAGGGTTTGCTGGCGCTGTGGATTGCCGACGATCCCAGCGACTTGGCGACTGGCCGCTGGCTTCGCGGCGTGTTCGCCGAGCGCTTGTGGCTGGGCGTACACCTGCACCGTGGCAGCGATGATGAGCGGCGCCTGGCGCGCTTGCGCGAACTGGCGGCGCAGCTGGGCATACGCGCGGTGGCCTGCGGTGACGTGCACATGCACGTGCGCGGTCGGCGTGCGCTTCAGGACTGCATGACCGCCATCCGCCAGCACTGCAACGTGGCCGAAGCAGGGCAATACCTGTTCGCCAATGGCGAGCGCCACCTGCGTACGCTTGCGCAACTGGCCGATCTGTACCCCACAGACCTGCTTGCCGAGAGCCTGGTCATCGCCGAGCATTGCCAGTTCGACTTGAGTGAACTCCGCTACCAATACCCGCGCGAGCTGGTGCCCGAGGGCCAGACGCCCGCCAGCTGGCTGCGCGAATTGTGCGAGCGGGGCTTGCCCCTGCGCTGGCCGGCGGGGCCGAGCTGCAAGGTGCGCGCGGTGCTGGACAAGGAGCTGGCATTGATCGAGGAGCTAAGTTACGAGAGCTATTTCCTGACCGTGCATGACATTGTCGCCTTTGCCCGCAGTCAGCACATTCTCTGCCAGGGCCGTGGCTCGGCAGCCAACTCGGTGGTGTGTTTCGTGCTCGGCATCACCGAGCTCGACCCGATGGAACATCGCTTGCTGTTCGAGCGCTTCCTGTCCCGCGAGCGTAACGAACCGCCCGATATCGATGTGGATTTCGAGCATGACCGGCGTGAAGAGGTGATCCAGTATGTGTTCCGCCGTTATGGCCGGCACCGCGCTGCACTCACCGCCGTGGTCAATACCTATCACGCTGCCGGGGCTGTGCGTGATGTGGCCAGGGTGCTGGGCTTGCCGGCCGACCAGGTGGATGCCCTGGCCAAGTGCTGCGGCCGCTGGAGCGACCGCATCCCGGACCCGCAACGGCTGGCAGAGGCTGGTTTCGAACCGGATAGCCCGTCGCTGCGGCGCATTCTGGTACTGGCCGGTGAATTGATCGGTTTCCCACGTCACCTGTCCCAGCACCCGGGTGGCTTCGTCATTTCCGAACAGCCGCTGGACCATCTGGTGCCGGTGGAAAACGCCGCCATGGCCGAGCGCACGGTGATCCAGTGGGACAAGGACGACCTGGACATGGTCGGCCTGCTCAAGGTCGATGTGCTGGCCCTGGGCATGCTCAGCGCCTTGCGCCGCTGTTTCGACCTGCTGCAGCAGCACCGCGGTCGGCAGCTGACCCTGGCGACCATCCCCGGCGAAGACCCGGCCACCTACGCAATGATCAGCCGCGCCGAAACCATGGGTGTGTTCCAGATCGAATCGCGGGCTCAGATGGCCATGCTGCCGCGGCTCAGGCCCAACACCTTCTATGACCTGGTGATCGAAGTCGCCATCGTGCGGCCCGGGCCTATCCAGGGTGACATGGTTCACCCCTACCTGCGCCGGCGCCTCAAGCAGGAGCCCGTGACTTACCCTTCGGAAAAACTCAAGGAGGTCTTCGAGCGCACACTGGGCGTGCCGCTGTTCCAGGAGCAGGTGATGGAACTGGCCATGGTTGCCGCCGACTACAGCCCCGGCGAGGCTGACCAGCTGCGCCGCAGCATGGCTGCCTGGAAGCGCCACGGCGGGCTGGAGCCCCATCGCCAGCGCCTGGTCGAAGGCATGCTGCGCAACGGTTACGACCTGGCATTCGCCGAGCGCATCTTCGAGCAGATCAAAGGCTTTGGCAGCTACGGCTTCCCCGAGTCGCACGCGGCCAGCTTCGCCTTGCTGTGTTACGCCAGCAGCTGGCTCAAGTGCCATGAGCCGGCGATCTTCACCTGCGCGCTGGTCAACAGCTGGCCAATGGGCTTCTACAGCCCGGATCAGCTGCTACAGGAGGCGCGGCGGCAAGGGATTGAGGTCCGTCCCGTGGATGTGTTCCATAGCGAGTGGGACTGCACCTTGGAGGCTGACCCGCAAGGCACCCTTGCCCTGCGCCTTGGCTTGCGCCAGGTGCGTGGTTTCAGTGAGGCGGATGCCCGCCGGCTGGAGCAGGCGAGGGCGCAGCGCCCTTGGCGGGATGTCGAAGACCTGTGCCTGCGCGCCGGGCTCGACAGCCGTGCCCGCGCCCGGCTGGCTGATGCCGGGGCGCTGCGTGCCCTGGCGCGTGACCGCCACCAGGCGCGCTGGCAGGTGGCGGCGGTGCAGCCGCAGTTGCCGCTGTTCGCCGAGGTGCAGGTGCTGCCGGAAGCGGCGGTGTCATTGCCCGTGCCAACGGTTGGCGAAGACCTGGTTGCCGATTACGCTACCTTGGGGACTACCCTGGGCCCGCATCCGCTCCGGCTGTTGCGTTCACGGTTGCGGGCGCTGGGGTGCCGCAGTTCCGGCGAACTGGCGGGTGTCGAGCAGGGTGATGCGATTGCCGTGGCCGGGCTGGTGGTGGGGCGGCAGCGGCCACAGACCGCCAGTGGCGTAACCTTTGTCACACTTGAGGACGAGTTCGGCATGGTCAACGTGGTGGTCTGGCGTGACCTGGCCGAGCGCCAGCGGCGGGCGCTGGTGGGCTCGCAGCTGCTCAAGGTGAGCGGGCGGCTGGAGCTAGAGAACGGGGTGCGGCATCTGATTGCCCGACGCCTGGAGGACATCAGCCCCTTGCTGCAAGGGCTGGATGTGAAGAGCCGAGATTTTCACTGA
- a CDS encoding aldo/keto reductase, which produces MRYVKLAGCNVPAIGQGTWYMGEDPARKAAEVAALQQGIEQGMTLIDSAEMYAEGGAEEVVGQAIAGRRDQVFLVSKVYPHNASRRGVPEACERSLKRLGTEVIDLYLLHWRGQYPLEETVEAFERLREQGKIRRWGVSNFDVDDLRELHNPQCATNQVLYNPAQRGIEFDLLPWSRQRGLPTMAYCPLAQAGRLLQHPVLSEIAERHGATPAQVSLAWVTRENDVIAIPKAVSAEHVRLNAAAGALTLTLEDLRAIDRAFPAPTRKQHLAMV; this is translated from the coding sequence ATGCGTTACGTGAAACTGGCAGGTTGCAACGTGCCGGCCATTGGCCAGGGCACCTGGTACATGGGCGAGGACCCGGCCCGCAAGGCCGCCGAAGTGGCCGCCCTGCAACAAGGCATCGAACAGGGCATGACCCTGATCGACAGCGCAGAAATGTATGCCGAGGGCGGCGCCGAGGAAGTGGTCGGCCAGGCCATTGCCGGGCGCCGCGACCAGGTGTTCCTGGTCAGCAAGGTCTACCCGCACAATGCCAGCCGCCGTGGCGTGCCTGAAGCCTGCGAACGCAGCCTGAAACGCCTCGGCACCGAGGTGATCGACCTGTACCTGCTGCACTGGCGCGGCCAGTATCCGCTGGAGGAAACCGTCGAGGCGTTCGAACGCTTGCGCGAGCAGGGCAAGATCCGCCGCTGGGGGGTGTCCAATTTCGATGTCGATGACCTGCGCGAACTGCATAACCCGCAATGCGCCACCAATCAGGTGCTGTACAACCCGGCGCAGCGCGGCATCGAGTTCGACTTGTTGCCGTGGAGCCGCCAGCGCGGTTTGCCCACCATGGCCTACTGCCCACTGGCCCAGGCCGGGCGGCTGTTGCAACACCCGGTGCTGAGCGAGATCGCCGAGCGCCATGGGGCGACGCCGGCGCAAGTCAGCCTGGCGTGGGTGACACGGGAAAATGATGTGATTGCCATTCCCAAGGCGGTGTCTGCGGAGCATGTGCGGTTGAATGCGGCTGCCGGGGCGTTGACCCTCACCCTTGAGGACTTGCGGGCGATCGACCGGGCATTCCCGGCGCCGACGCGCAAGCAGCATCTGGCGATGGTCTGA